A single window of Candidatus Binatia bacterium DNA harbors:
- a CDS encoding DnaJ domain-containing protein, translating to MQIRCRSCGEVQTPTFFCRSCEALQLLPQDTDYFTVLGFPSHPAVDEQQLEERYYALSRKLHPDRFQTRSADEQRASLQATALLNAAYRTLRDVEARGRYWLTRCGDDLGRDNNRVPPRLAAYVFDVQEKMSELRTSANGGAASLRRELSETHRDLTERRNRERAALAELLRGWPVGDDGEPTTRDERGAAAVRELKALLSELSYLRTLDRDVQAALAEGAGAEV from the coding sequence ATGCAGATCCGCTGCCGGAGCTGCGGCGAAGTCCAGACTCCGACCTTCTTCTGCCGCAGCTGCGAGGCGCTGCAGCTGCTGCCGCAGGACACCGACTACTTCACGGTGCTGGGCTTTCCCTCGCACCCGGCGGTCGACGAGCAGCAGCTCGAGGAGCGCTACTACGCGCTGAGCCGCAAGCTGCACCCCGACCGCTTCCAGACGCGCTCGGCCGACGAGCAGCGCGCGAGCCTGCAGGCGACCGCGCTGCTGAACGCCGCATACCGCACGCTGCGCGACGTCGAGGCGCGCGGACGCTACTGGCTCACGCGCTGCGGCGACGACCTCGGACGCGACAACAACCGCGTACCGCCGCGTCTCGCGGCGTACGTGTTCGACGTGCAGGAGAAGATGTCCGAGCTGCGCACGAGCGCGAACGGCGGTGCGGCGAGCCTGCGTCGCGAGCTGTCCGAAACGCACCGCGACCTCACCGAGCGTCGCAACCGTGAGCGCGCGGCGCTCGCCGAGCTGCTGCGCGGCTGGCCGGTCGGCGACGACGGCGAGCCGACGACGCGCGACGAGCGCGGCGCCGCCGCCGTCCGCGAGCTGAAGGCGCTGCTCTCGGAGCTGTCCTACTTGCGCACGCTCGACCGCGACGTGCAGGCCGCCCTCGCCGAGGGCGCCGGAGCGGAGGTTTAG